A region from the Stutzerimonas stutzeri genome encodes:
- a CDS encoding DUF3325 domain-containing protein has protein sequence MNGSALFASLILAYAGMLGFCLGKERHWKQLVNPHVPTGLRRVCVPAGTALLGLAVYSSCQVWPGGMAVVGWLGLISLAGFALLMLLPYAPRLAVSLPVMSGAAWAISAML, from the coding sequence ATGAACGGTTCAGCCCTGTTCGCGAGCCTCATACTGGCCTACGCCGGCATGCTGGGTTTCTGCCTGGGCAAGGAGCGCCACTGGAAGCAACTGGTCAACCCACATGTGCCGACCGGGCTTCGTCGCGTATGTGTGCCGGCCGGTACTGCGCTGCTCGGGCTCGCCGTCTACTCGTCATGTCAGGTCTGGCCGGGCGGCATGGCAGTGGTGGGTTGGCTCGGCCTGATCTCGCTGGCGGGCTTCGCCTTGCTGATGCTGCTTCCCTACGCGCCGCGCCTGGCGGTGAGCCTGCCCGTGATGAGTGGGGCAGCATGGGCAATATCGGCGATGCTGTAA
- a CDS encoding PepSY-associated TM helix domain-containing protein, producing the protein MKGSLTQSMSWLHTWCGLLLGWVLFAIFFTGTLAVFDKEINWWMQPELTDRAQSAAAAANVAQRWLTTHHGGESNWNIDLPTERSPALGVSVGERRRGGGGTQLDPLTGETVQPRETLGGNFFFHFHYTLHMPRTLGVWVVGFAAMAMLVALISGIIIHKKIFKEFFTFRPAKGQRSWLDGHNASAVLLLPFHLMITYTGLVIFFLIYMPAAIDALYDGDRQAYFREAQPARAAEQDRGEQQGTRNGPARHGEGRGDKSASAPAAPLLALGEIVSRAEAHYGKGMIGALAVSNPGFANAQVTARPVLGNRIELTKGEGMVFDGVSGELIRAPEPSGTSQLTQRVMAGLHFAQFGGYPMRWLYFICGLISCAMIGTGLVLYAVKQRKQAKANPRFLRVVEGLNVAMIAGLLLACVAFLWSNRLLPAALADRQDWELRLFFGTWALSWLHTWLRKPLAAWREQLSVAALLALALPLLDLWTAQGALDVMRLSLLASVASMGLILGWTVWKIPAVIATRNARSARPSRTAQGASS; encoded by the coding sequence ATGAAGGGAAGCCTCACACAATCCATGTCCTGGCTGCACACCTGGTGTGGCCTGTTGCTCGGCTGGGTGCTGTTCGCGATTTTTTTCACGGGCACCCTGGCGGTGTTCGACAAGGAGATCAACTGGTGGATGCAGCCCGAGCTGACCGATCGGGCACAGTCAGCGGCCGCCGCCGCCAACGTTGCGCAGCGTTGGTTGACGACGCACCACGGCGGTGAATCGAACTGGAACATCGACCTGCCGACCGAGCGCTCGCCGGCTCTCGGGGTATCCGTCGGCGAACGGCGCCGAGGCGGCGGCGGTACTCAGCTGGATCCGCTGACCGGCGAGACCGTCCAACCGCGAGAAACCCTTGGAGGCAACTTCTTCTTCCATTTCCATTACACGTTGCACATGCCGCGCACGCTGGGAGTATGGGTGGTCGGGTTCGCAGCCATGGCGATGCTGGTGGCGCTGATCAGCGGGATCATCATCCACAAGAAGATCTTCAAGGAGTTCTTCACCTTCCGCCCCGCCAAGGGTCAACGCTCCTGGCTCGACGGCCATAACGCCAGCGCCGTCCTGCTGCTGCCGTTCCACCTGATGATCACCTATACCGGCCTGGTGATTTTCTTCCTGATCTACATGCCAGCCGCAATAGACGCCCTCTACGACGGCGATCGCCAGGCCTACTTCCGTGAGGCGCAGCCTGCCCGCGCTGCCGAGCAGGATCGCGGCGAGCAGCAGGGCACGCGCAACGGGCCGGCGCGGCATGGCGAAGGGCGCGGTGACAAATCAGCCTCGGCGCCGGCAGCCCCGCTACTTGCGTTGGGTGAGATCGTCAGCCGTGCCGAGGCGCACTACGGCAAAGGCATGATCGGCGCCCTGGCCGTGAGCAACCCGGGCTTCGCCAACGCCCAGGTCACGGCACGTCCCGTGCTGGGCAATCGCATCGAGCTGACCAAGGGTGAAGGCATGGTCTTCGACGGCGTCTCCGGCGAACTGATCCGGGCGCCGGAGCCCTCTGGCACCAGTCAACTGACCCAGCGGGTGATGGCAGGTCTGCACTTCGCGCAGTTCGGCGGCTATCCGATGCGCTGGCTGTATTTCATCTGTGGCCTGATCAGCTGCGCCATGATCGGTACGGGACTCGTGCTCTATGCGGTCAAACAACGCAAACAGGCCAAGGCCAACCCTCGCTTTCTGCGCGTCGTAGAGGGCCTCAACGTGGCGATGATCGCCGGGCTCTTGCTGGCCTGCGTGGCGTTTCTGTGGAGCAACCGGCTGCTACCGGCAGCGCTGGCTGACCGTCAGGATTGGGAGCTGCGGTTGTTCTTCGGCACCTGGGCGCTGAGCTGGCTGCACACCTGGCTGCGCAAGCCGCTGGCTGCCTGGCGCGAACAGCTGTCGGTCGCCGCGCTGTTGGCCCTCGCACTACCGCTGCTGGACCTGTGGACGGCCCAGGGCGCGCTGGACGTCATGCGGCTGTCCCTGCTGGCGAGCGTGGCTTCGATGGGGCTTATTCTTGGCTGGACCGTGTGGAAAATTCCGGCGGTCATCGCCACCCGAAACGCCCGCTCGGCTCGCCCGAGCCGCACAGCGCAAGGAGCGTCCTCATGA
- a CDS encoding iron transporter: MIGSTSQSGGNWRDIAMRTVLAIFGGYAFTYAATAAVARLLPLDRIDALTAASLPSFMVYLAFILWAFSAASVRRVLVGASLAIPLAGVGFWPQLLEVVR; encoded by the coding sequence GTGATTGGTTCCACGTCGCAATCGGGCGGTAACTGGCGGGACATCGCCATGCGTACCGTCCTAGCCATTTTCGGTGGCTATGCCTTTACCTACGCCGCGACCGCCGCCGTCGCGCGGTTATTGCCGCTGGACCGGATCGATGCGTTGACTGCCGCCTCGCTGCCGTCGTTCATGGTTTATCTGGCATTCATTTTGTGGGCTTTTTCAGCCGCATCGGTACGCCGCGTGCTGGTCGGCGCGAGCCTCGCCATCCCCCTGGCGGGTGTCGGTTTCTGGCCGCAACTGCTGGAGGTGGTGCGATGA